A stretch of DNA from Juglans microcarpa x Juglans regia isolate MS1-56 chromosome 5D, Jm3101_v1.0, whole genome shotgun sequence:
CTGCCGTGAGTGGGAGACTCTACCGCTTGGACCGTTGGTGGCTTCTGCCGGCCTTgaggtggtccccgaccactATGGCGGCGACGCGAACAGTGGAGATGGGCTGAgacagagagggaaagggggaggaggggaggggcTCACGCTCTGCCGTGAGTGGGAGACGCTGCCGCTTGGACCGCCGGCGGCTTCTGCCGGCCCTGAGGTAGTCCCGACCACTATGGCGACGAAGCGAACGGTGGAGACAGGCGGAGGGAAGAGGGGAGGGGAGACGCGGaagggaggaaaaaagaaaaaaaaatggggagaCGTGGCACACAGTGAGTGTGCCACGTCAGTGTGTGGGATCCCTTTGTGTCTGTAGCAGCCCTCATCTTCAGTCCCACCAACTTGTGCCTTAAATGCAGCTTCTCCAGTAGTTACTGAAATAcccccataaaaaaaataacctcAGAGACTCCCAGCGAACATGTATCTTTTGAAACTCCCTTTTTATTGCCAATTACACCCACAGAGATTAGAACCCGAATCTTTTGCCTCATGATAAACTGAAAATAACTACTTGTGAGATCTAACTTGGTTTGGATTTtaaatattagttaaaatatataatgtgaaTTTTAATTAACTATTTTGATAGATTACTTGatcaaatgatgaagaaatacttgaagaatgaaatgagataaaaaaatctatgaatagtagtaaaatgatctataaataataataaaatgttttaagttaagaaattttatgaggttttaggaaatagaagagaaaaaaatgaataagaatattataaaattaaaatattgttaaaatataatttttaatattatatttatttttagatttaaaaattttgaattattttttgtgttttatttaaaaatttgagaaaattataatgattagataatgattaaataaaaaattaaaaaatatatatttaaatgatatttatgatgagatgataggaaataaaatagaatgaattgagatgagattgggtttaatttggatagtgaagtATACTACtactgtttattattttattatttattttttactattatttaatattttattattatttttttactttataatatttgacaTCACCTTATTCCGAAACGTAAACCTTCTCAAGATCGAAACGACCCGTACCGAGACACTGAGAATTAACAGTACTTTGCGGTTTTTGGCAGCTCGATAGAGGGAGAGGGCGAGAATTCAAAGCACTCCACGCGTCAAAGCAATGGCCTTGGCCGCCGCCATCTCTCTGCCTCTCGCTTCCCCTACTGGCCGCTCCCTCGCCTTTACCAACCCACTtcgatcttcttcttcctcttcctctgtttttccATTGAAATTCCTTGCGAAAGATAGCGCTCGTACATGCCCTTGTTTTCGCATTTCAGCGACTTCGTCCATGAGCGCCCTAGCTCCCGAGAAAGCCTCACCCCCGACTTCGTTTCTTGACCGAAGAGAGACTGGCTTCCTTCATTTCGTCAAGTACCACGGCCTCGGCAACGACTTCATCTTGGTAATCTCTCAGTTGTTGGgcttcaaaagaaagaaagaagaaactcTAATTTGAATGAGAAACTGAACGGctcttgttttaaaatgatattgatTTTTAGTTTTGCAAGTGAACTGTAATAGGTGGATAACAGGGATTCATCGGAGCCAATAATCACTCCGGAACAAGCAGTGAAGTTGTGTGATCGGAATTTTGGGATTGGTGCTGATGGGGTGATATTCGCAATGCCGGGTATTAACGGCACCGATTATACCATGAGGATTTTCAATTCTGATGGTAGCGAGCCAGAGGTAATACTCATTTTTCACAGCACTCAATGTTATGTGCAGTACTTGCTCTGCACTTGTGAGTTTGAATACTCTACATTGAAATGCTCTTCCTAGTAAATTTGTATGTTATGCCTGTGTTCTGTAGTCATTGTTCATATGTCACACTTTCGGTGGAATTTTAtatgatgtttttatttcctaGATGTGTGGTAATGGAGTGAGATGCTTTGCCAGATTCATTTCCGAGCTTGAGGATTTGCAGGGAAAGCAAAGGTATAGTTTTGAGTTTATCTTGTATCTGTATTTCTCCTACATAACAATCTTGCCGCACTAGTGCTTAGTAAAGCCACGTATCATTGtgtaatttcttttcttttcttctgtgCGTGTGCATGAGGCTTCTTCATTGTGTAAAGTATTTCAGTTATTGAATCCGTGGCCAATTTGACTTTGATTAATGATGCCCGTTTCATTCTATTACTGCAGCTTCACTGTATACACAGGTGCTGGTCTAATTGTTCCCGAAATTCAAGATGATGGGAAGGTAGATCGTTGTGGTCCCTATCTGTTGCAATTTTTCTGATTGCTGACCTGGGAGGTGCTATCTAGGAGTTTAAAATATGATGCTTGCAAAGCTTATGATCAGTCaggaatattttaaatttacatccGCACTAAGCCGGATCCCACATAGCTGGGG
This window harbors:
- the LOC121265301 gene encoding LOW QUALITY PROTEIN: diaminopimelate epimerase, chloroplastic (The sequence of the model RefSeq protein was modified relative to this genomic sequence to represent the inferred CDS: inserted 1 base in 1 codon) — translated: MALAAAISLPLASPTGRSLAFTNPLRSSSSSSSVFPLKFLAKDSARTCPCFRISATSSMSALAPEKASPPTSFLDRRETGFLHFVKYHGLGNDFILVDNRDSSEPIITPEQAVKLCDRNFGIGADGVIFAMPGINGTDYTMRIFNSDGSEPEMCGNGVRCFARFISELEDLQGKQSFTVYTGAGLIVPEIQDDGKVKVDMGEPILKASDIPTRLPANKDHSVVKAELDVDGVTWNVTCVSMGNPHCVIFGRKGGQDLQVDELKLAEIGPKFEHHEMFPARTNTEFVQVFSRSHLKMRVWERGAGATLACGTGACAXVVAAVLEGRAGRNCTVDLPGGPLEIEWREEDNHVYMTGPAEVVFYGSVPL